Proteins from a single region of Antechinus flavipes isolate AdamAnt ecotype Samford, QLD, Australia chromosome 2, AdamAnt_v2, whole genome shotgun sequence:
- the C2H10orf82 gene encoding uncharacterized protein C10orf82 homolog, with the protein MESTENIENLEPSPVFMRNLPITPGYGGYVPVRLTRMGVSFNRDTSYCVKIFRNTTQRYKDQLNALRYHAATADQLKEICPKEPLLRMIHDYYVRHHPTCIEADRERKPLQEPPIPGWCGHLPRARVTELGCAVRYHVMAKQCYEDFLNMRETRKRGPFKRYQRLMEKDESLKTSRELPQSSQENKPKYPYEDYAKTPNENHRTSPNHDHSTHFHGPYRPKKYLEPLTYKDSSGGLGHMELLSCS; encoded by the exons ATGGAATCAACAGAAAACATAGAAAACTTGGAACCATCACCAGTTTTTATGAGAAACCTTCCAATTACACCAGGATATGGAG GATACGTCCCTGTCCGGCTTACCAGAATGGGTGTGTCTTTCAACAGGGACACCAGCTACTGTGTCAAAATATTCAGGAACACAACTCAGAGATATAAAGATCAGCTGAATGCATTGAGATACCACGCAGCCACTGCTGACCAACTAAAAGAAATCTGTCCCAAGGAACCACTTTTAAGGATGATACATGATTACTATGTCCGCCATCACCCAACTTGCATAG AAGCCGATCGTGAGAGGAAGCCTTTACAGGAGCCCCCCATTCCTGGCTGGTGTGGCCATTTGCCAAGAGCCAGGGTTACAGAACTGGGTTGTGCTGTGCGTTATCATGTGATGGCAAAACAGTGCTATGAAGATTTCCTAAATATGAGAGAAACCCGTAAGAGAGGTCCATTTAAACGATATCAGAG ACTGATGGAAAAAGACGAGTCACTTAAAACTTCCCGTGAACTTCCTCAGTCTTCCcaagaaaataaaccaaaatatccAT atgaagattaTGCGAAAACACCCAATGAAAATCATAGAACCTCTCCAAACCATGACCATTCAACACACTTTCATGGACCCTACAGACCTAAGAAATACCTTGAACCACTGACCTACAAGGACTCTTCAGGAGGATTAGGGCACATGGAACTCTTGTCTTGCTCTTGA